TCGAATACCTTTGCCCCATGCGAAAACTCACAATGGCCGAGCTGAACCGAGCCTCGGTTGATGACTTCAAAAGTACGCCCAAAAGCCCCGTGGTTTTGGTGCTCGACAACGTGCGCAGCATGCACAACGTGGGGGCGGTATTCCGCACGGCCGATGCTTTTGCGCTCGAAAAAATCTGCCTCTGCGGCATCACCCCGCGCCCGCCGCACCGCGAAATCACCAAAACGGCGCTGGGCAGCGAAGAGTCGATGGCCTGGCACTACCACGCCGAGACCGTGGCCGCCGTGGCCGAGCTGAAAGCCGCCGGCTACCAGGTAGTAGCTGTGGAACAAACGACGGGCAGCGTGCCGTTACCGCAATTCCAGCCGGAGTCAGGACGTCCCCTGGCCTTGGTGCTGGGCAATGAAGTGTTCGGCGTAGACGACGCCGTGCTGGCCCTGTGCGACACAGCTGTAGAAATCCCGCAGTTTGGCACCAAGCACTCGCTCAATGTGGGCGTGGCCGCCGGCGTGGTGCTCTGGGACGCGCTGGTGAAGCTGGGCGTGGTATAGGCCGGTGCAGCTTTTGCGAAATACTCGCTCCCTTATGCGTTCCAAGTGAAAAGATTATATTAAATTTGGCAGTGCTGTTTTGCCTAAAAGCAGCGTCACGTTTTAATGCTGTTGTAATTTCCTCTTCACCCACTTTTTTCTATTATATGGTTTTTTCCTTTACGAAGTCCCATAGCGGGTTGCTGCTGGCGCTGGCCCTGGCCCTCCCAGGGGTATCGGTAGCGCAGTCGGGGGCACCGTCGGCGCAAGCGCTGGCGTATTTCACCGCCCAGGGCGAACGGCAGGGCCTGCACGGCGGCGACGCCGCCAACCCCTCGGTCACAAGCTCCTATTTTGATGCAAGCAGCGGCCTCACCCACACCTACCTGCGCCAGCGCGTGAACGGGGTGGACATCTACGGCGCCGTGGGCGATTTGCACACCGACCGCTCCGGCAAGCCCGTGCTGATGCACCAGGGCTTCGTGGTGGACGCCGCCCGCCTGGCGCCGTCGGCCGTGCCCACCCTCACGGCCGAGCAGGCCGTGAGCGCGGCCGCCAAGGCCCTGCAGCTGCCCCGCCCCGTGGGGCTCACGCTGGTGCGCGACGCCCGCGCCGCCGACGGCGTGCTGTTCAACAACGGTGGCATCTCGGAATACGACATTCCGGTGCGCCTGCTGTACTTCCCCATCAACGGCCAGCTGAAGCTGGTGTGGGACGTGAACATTGCCCAGCTTGACCAGCAGCACCACTGGACCGTGCGCGTAGACGCCCACACCGGCCAGATGCTGGACAAAACCGACTTCGTGGTGAGCGAGGAAGTTACGTTCCAGCAAATCACCGCCCGGGCCCTGGGTTCGCGTCCGGCGACCGTTACGGCTCCTTCGACCAAAGCCACAGCCAACCGCGGCGGCCTGGGCGCGGCCAATAGCATGACCGTGCTGCCCGTGCCGGTGGAAGCGCCCACGTTCGGCAACCGCGCGTCGGTGGCCATTCCGGGTGCAGCCAGCGCCAACGCGGCGTACTCGCCCTACGGCTGGCACGTGTCGGACCCCCGCGCCACGGTGGCCGGTGCCAGCATCTTCCCCACTAGCTACAGCCGTCTCGGCGCTGGCGTGTACCTGACCCGCGGCAACAACGTGGCGGCTTACGACGACAGCCAGAGCACGACCAGCGGCAACGGCAACCTGCTGTCGAACACCAACTCGCCCGACGGCGGGGCCACGCTCGACTTCGACTTCCCCTTCAACCCGGCCATTTCGCCCAAGCTCAGCTCGCCGGCCATCATCACCAACCTGTTCTACTGGAACAACATGTTGCACGACGTGATGGCCAGCAAGGGCTTTGACGAGGCTTCGGGCAACTTCCAGTACAAGAACGCCGGCACCCAGGGCGCAGGCGGCGACTACGTGCGCGCCGAGTCGCAGGACGGCAGCGGCCGCAACAACGCCAACTTCTCGACGCCGGTGGACGGCCAGCCCGGCCGCATGCAGATGTACTTGTGGGACAATGCCCTGCGCCCCACCTTCAACATCACGGCGCCGGCCGCGCTGGCGGGTTCCATCAACTACGGCACGGCTGACTTCGGCCGTTCCATCGCCACGCTGCCCGCCGGTATCTGCGGCACCATTGTGGCCGTCAACGACGGCGTATCGGGCAACGGCGGCCTGCACGGCTGCGCCACCCCCTACCTCAACACGCGCGACGTGAACGGCAAAATTGCCCTCATCATGCGCGGCGGCTGTGCGCAGCTGACCGGTGGTGTACGCACCGCCAGCTCGTTTGCCGGCAAGGTGCGTCGGGCGCAGCAAAACGGTGCCATCATGGCCATCATCATCGACTCGGTGGCCACCAACACCACCCTGTCGAACATGACCGGCACCGACACGGTGGGCATCCGCATTCCGTCCATCTTCCTCACGGGGGCCGACGGCGCCCGTATTCTGGCTTCGCTGCGCGCCGGCACTCCGGTGACGGGTTGCGCCACGGCATCGCCCG
This DNA window, taken from Hymenobacter sp. 5317J-9, encodes the following:
- a CDS encoding RNA methyltransferase — protein: MRKLTMAELNRASVDDFKSTPKSPVVLVLDNVRSMHNVGAVFRTADAFALEKICLCGITPRPPHREITKTALGSEESMAWHYHAETVAAVAELKAAGYQVVAVEQTTGSVPLPQFQPESGRPLALVLGNEVFGVDDAVLALCDTAVEIPQFGTKHSLNVGVAAGVVLWDALVKLGVV
- a CDS encoding M36 family metallopeptidase produces the protein MVFSFTKSHSGLLLALALALPGVSVAQSGAPSAQALAYFTAQGERQGLHGGDAANPSVTSSYFDASSGLTHTYLRQRVNGVDIYGAVGDLHTDRSGKPVLMHQGFVVDAARLAPSAVPTLTAEQAVSAAAKALQLPRPVGLTLVRDARAADGVLFNNGGISEYDIPVRLLYFPINGQLKLVWDVNIAQLDQQHHWTVRVDAHTGQMLDKTDFVVSEEVTFQQITARALGSRPATVTAPSTKATANRGGLGAANSMTVLPVPVEAPTFGNRASVAIPGAASANAAYSPYGWHVSDPRATVAGASIFPTSYSRLGAGVYLTRGNNVAAYDDSQSTTSGNGNLLSNTNSPDGGATLDFDFPFNPAISPKLSSPAIITNLFYWNNMLHDVMASKGFDEASGNFQYKNAGTQGAGGDYVRAESQDGSGRNNANFSTPVDGQPGRMQMYLWDNALRPTFNITAPAALAGSINYGTADFGRSIATLPAGICGTIVAVNDGVSGNGGLHGCATPYLNTRDVNGKIALIMRGGCAQLTGGVRTASSFAGKVRRAQQNGAIMAIIIDSVATNTTLSNMTGTDTVGIRIPSIFLTGADGARILASLRAGTPVTGCATASPDYDGSLDNGIVSHEFGHGISNRLTGGPTNSNCVTQQYLPNGSSTAATTQCMGEGWSDFFALWMTTRVGDLGRTPRGTGTYVYGEAPTGGGIRYKKYTDDMAVNNYTYGIVGSNATYSETHALGEVWATVLWDLNWQFIYRYGFNPDFLAQTGGNNQFLKLVLQGCKLQVCNPGFLDGRDGILRADSLLNNHANSALIWTVFARRGMGKSAQQGPRVAVNGYPNGLPGLTGIVAAFDMPTGVRPVSLLNPSTMPLGAQSASAINGSLVSAYPNPAQNVLTVQAQLASKSQVQVSLINLVGQAVISTTTNVADVQRGLELNTSSLAAGLYVVRITTSEGIFTTKVQVKH